A single genomic interval of Myxosarcina sp. GI1 harbors:
- the tyrA gene encoding bifunctional chorismate mutase/prephenate dehydrogenase: MSETLEQIDRKLIELLGKRISCLSRSQQNDCGNRVEIASLLARSGIPEFVWQNLTINCAAASTATSSSLPIKQRRVTVIGGGGQMGRFFVEQLSSSGHHVDILGRHDWGNARQLLGKADLVIVSVPIEQTVSIIEQTARYLNNSTVLADVTSIKTPIVQAMLDRHPGPVLGLHPMFGPRTDSFLSQNVVVCPSRQQQAYQWFLDFIVNRGGKLIWCTPQEHDRMMAIVQAVRHFSTFSLGAFLAEEGIDLSRTLKFASPLYRMQLDLVGRLFTQDASLYLNVMLPGERPQVINRLAATYNRLAELVEKSDRAALTREFEVACSFFEQETCRALEESNYMIDSLSRLLAANETVAKADKALLDERNSIFPAAS, encoded by the coding sequence GTGTCAGAAACTCTAGAGCAAATCGATCGCAAATTGATCGAGCTGCTGGGCAAAAGAATTTCTTGTTTATCGCGTTCTCAACAGAATGATTGTGGCAATCGCGTAGAGATTGCTAGTTTGCTCGCTCGATCTGGCATTCCTGAATTTGTTTGGCAAAACCTAACCATCAACTGTGCTGCCGCTAGCACTGCTACCTCTTCGTCTCTTCCCATCAAACAACGGCGAGTGACAGTAATTGGCGGAGGCGGTCAGATGGGACGCTTTTTCGTCGAGCAGCTATCATCGTCAGGTCATCATGTAGATATTCTCGGACGGCATGATTGGGGCAATGCTCGACAGCTATTAGGAAAAGCAGACTTAGTTATAGTTAGTGTTCCTATAGAACAGACAGTATCGATTATCGAACAAACGGCTCGATACCTTAATAATTCCACTGTACTGGCAGACGTTACCAGTATTAAAACGCCCATAGTACAGGCAATGCTCGATCGCCACCCAGGTCCAGTACTTGGCTTGCATCCCATGTTCGGTCCGAGAACTGACTCATTTTTATCGCAAAATGTGGTGGTTTGTCCCAGTCGGCAGCAGCAAGCCTATCAGTGGTTTTTAGATTTTATTGTCAATAGAGGTGGCAAACTAATCTGGTGTACGCCCCAAGAACACGACCGAATGATGGCAATTGTGCAGGCAGTCAGACACTTTTCTACCTTTAGCCTTGGTGCTTTCTTAGCAGAAGAAGGAATCGATCTGTCTCGTACTTTAAAATTTGCTAGCCCACTCTATCGAATGCAGCTCGATCTAGTTGGTCGCTTGTTTACTCAGGATGCATCCCTGTATCTGAATGTGATGTTACCAGGAGAGCGTCCCCAAGTAATTAATCGATTAGCCGCTACCTACAACCGCCTGGCGGAACTAGTAGAAAAAAGCGATCGCGCTGCTTTAACTAGAGAGTTTGAGGTTGCCTGTAGTTTCTTCGAGCAAGAAACCTGTCGCGCTTTAGAGGAAAGTAACTATATGATTGATAGTTTGAGCCGTCTTTTAGCTGCCAACGAAACTGTAGCAAAAGCGGATAAAGCTTTATTAGATGAACGGAATTCTATTTTTCCTGCCGCTAGTTGA
- the aroF gene encoding 3-deoxy-7-phosphoheptulonate synthase has protein sequence MIVVVKSGTPEQEINRICLELSTTWRITPEKIAGKHKVVIGMIGDTADLDPLLVQEVSPWIEQVLRVEKPFKRVSREYRHGEASEVTVSTPNGAVTFGENQPVVLIAGPCSVENETMIVETAQRVKAAGAKFLRGGAYKPRTSPYSFQGHGESALALLAAAREATGLGIITEVMDTADLDKVAEIADILQIGARNMQNFSLLKKVGAQDKPVMLKRGMAATIDDWLMAAEYILAAGNTNVILCERGIRTFDRSYTRNTLDLSVVPVLRSLTHLPIAIDPSHGTGVCALVPTMAKGAIAVGTDALMIEVHPNPAKALSDGPQCLTPERFERLSQELAIVAKAVGRWQQPAIAHV, from the coding sequence TGGAGGATAACTCCAGAAAAAATCGCTGGCAAGCATAAAGTCGTCATTGGCATGATTGGCGATACGGCGGATCTCGACCCGCTACTGGTGCAAGAAGTAAGTCCTTGGATAGAACAAGTTCTGCGAGTCGAAAAACCCTTCAAGCGAGTCAGCCGAGAATATCGTCACGGCGAGGCGAGTGAAGTTACTGTGTCTACGCCCAACGGTGCTGTTACCTTTGGGGAGAATCAACCCGTTGTACTAATAGCTGGTCCCTGCTCGGTAGAAAACGAGACGATGATTGTAGAAACGGCACAGCGAGTCAAGGCAGCAGGAGCTAAGTTCCTTCGCGGTGGAGCTTACAAGCCTCGTACGTCGCCTTACTCCTTCCAGGGTCACGGCGAAAGTGCCTTGGCATTACTGGCTGCAGCGCGAGAAGCGACGGGACTGGGAATAATTACCGAGGTAATGGATACAGCCGATCTCGACAAGGTCGCAGAGATAGCCGACATTCTGCAAATTGGTGCCAGAAATATGCAGAACTTCTCGCTACTTAAAAAGGTAGGAGCGCAAGATAAACCAGTAATGCTCAAGCGCGGTATGGCTGCCACCATCGATGACTGGCTGATGGCTGCTGAATACATTCTGGCTGCTGGTAATACCAACGTCATTTTATGCGAGCGCGGTATTCGCACTTTCGATCGCAGCTATACTCGCAATACTTTAGATCTTTCTGTCGTGCCAGTACTGCGCTCTTTAACTCACCTGCCAATCGCGATCGATCCCAGCCACGGTACGGGGGTATGTGCGTTAGTTCCGACGATGGCAAAAGGGGCGATCGCTGTGGGAACAGATGCTCTGATGATTGAGGTTCACCCCAACCCTGCTAAAGCTCTGTCTGACGGACCCCAATGTCTGACTCCCGAACGCTTCGAGCGTCTGTCTCAGGAACTGGCTATTGTTGCTAAAGCGGTAGGTCGCTGGCAACAACCTGCCATAGCGCATGTTTAA